The window ctgcatttcttttaggcaagataaattttgttctgggtgtctccagtgttgtggttgaatctgatccttcagctttcttctcatgctcccatacattccccatttggactctgtccttcaatcacataagatactgtgcacacatttgctgttcaatgctatgctattttgcaaacctgctggttttatatttttaactttattcattctgtttttggttttctagaccaaatttttcTGTTAAGCCCTTTCTGTTCTGATTGTAGATACAGAAACCACATAAACCACCTGACatggttttgttcaataagcacatggtTTTGTGCTGCTCTTTGTCAACATCTTTGATTTTGAAATTtggcaaaatatatagattatattctatttctctggatggcttatgctcatgtcgtcaatattatctgatgcttcagagtcattgaattgtaggtgtatgatgttctggctcactcttgtgtttgttctgaaattttgaataaataagtgtattatacgtgtgtgcatgaatatgaatgtgtgcctcacatttactgttgtcagaagatggcctcagacctcctgatcttgaagaaatgacaggtgttggtccacatgtctATGCTAGacattgaccaccattatgtggaagaccagcaagatctttcaGCTCCTGAGCTATATTTCCTGAactgcattctttatttctgatcaacatatacattactgctgggtggtggtggcacatgcctttaatcccagcacttgggaggcagagaaaggatttctgagttcaaggccagcctggttgacagagtgagttccaggacagccagggctatacacagaaaccctacctcaaaaaaaaaaaaaaaaaaaaaaaaaaaaaaaaaaaaaaaagcaaaaacatatatattactaatactttcatctgtcaatttttaactgtttaaacatgcattcctttttagtaaaatttaattaatgttgctgtttaaactggttcactttataTTTATTCAAGATGAATACAAAACTGCaatgaatgtataattctttgcaggaacgtcagtaaagaactgttagttcattctatcatttttgtttcctggtttatttttgtaccAGAGTGAgattcttaacatgtaacttttgctgtcctgaaactcattgcatagactttgctggcatccagctcaatgacatacacctgcctgtctcattaaagacatgagcaaatacaggCAGCTTGCCTGtcacctttgtagttagtaattgttcatacagttTTTCAGATGGGTGCTCAGTACAGTAgatctgtttcccctgcatatctctctcaattgccatttgtgttgcaaggctatatcctattctaagggttcaggggtgacacaggtgaaccctgtgtcaagggtccaagtgtcaatatttcaagtttcttctaaactgacatggtgattatattataattcgtgtgtcagaaaataagtggaggaatcatgtgaattataagaatatattgtctaggaagcatacatttactttatagtgatgtcagtatctggctttgtgttgtacacatgtatcggatattttaggaagcagtgagtttcgatgatgtgcatgtgaacttcactgaagaagagtggaatttgctggatcttTCCCAAAAGaaactctacaaagatgtgatgcttgagaactactggaacctcactgctataggtaagtctgtgaatttccttttgcttttcaatataaaagaaaaaaatgtttctgtgttactgatgatcatctcttatttcaatagagaacaagtaatattgagttgaataaatcaggttcattgctgtgaaaattcagagtaagtTGAATTTTGcttaattccaataccatatcatttattttctggtaccatGCTTTAGGCTATTATTTGGAAgaccatcatattgaagaacaacatcacacttctagaagtcatgaaaggtaattttaatgtttaagctgatacaaatatgcctgtgagaaatttttaatatgatctggaagctctaaaagaaagcaagtgtgtaaaatatcagtcattttattgtagctataattataatattcttccaaaactgtgtacctcaatgtcggttatctgattggtgtttgcaaggcatttctgtaagaaagaagagaaggaaacaatgccttacaagattcctttatttgatatgTATCTCCATTAAAACCATATTGTgtaactaccaatttgtatagtctcataatatttagatgttgcacattgaatattgataaacatgtatccataacctaaTAAGCAattactccatgataaagttggtgatattCATATTCTTGTggtgaaatttttaagtttattgtgaggtcaTTTTaggagagtcaagaatgttgtcatgGAGAAACATTAAtaatgtctacaatgaacaaaaagtcaatgtgtgtgcattcaatgtagaaacctttcatttgttctgctGTTTTAATGGGTGTTTCAATTGTCAGAATGTATGCAACCGTGGGAGCATAGGgatattaaaaaagaatgtacctttatctatttcagaacaatgagaagatatgtagtattctgcctttggtagactttgtGAATTTGATAGTGTTTTCAGTTCATtcattttctgactttactgggaacaccCCCAATGTCAcattgcagaaaatctctataggtactagaagtttggaaattcttctgttcaccctggttcacagtgctcctgtggtttgattcacactacaggaaaaactaaaaaTGGTATCAGcattttaatgctctgagttcttttgtatttcttcagacatgtgaaatacatcatatagaaaaCTCATGTAGAAAAGAAagctataaatgtgagccatgtaataaatgccCTTACCATCACAGGCATTTTCAATGAGGTAAAGCAATCCACCAtgagcaagtacaaccgtgaacatcaaagggataaaaccttatgatctgagtgttctttactattagaccaactgtaaaattgattcatattggtaaaatgattgaacaggctaatgaatgtgttaaagctttcacatgtgcccattactgttgcaggcatgaaagaagttatactggagagaaactgtacgaaagtaaccaatgtggtaaagccttttcatgtcactgtggtctccgatatcataaaggaacacatactggagagaaaccttatgaatgtaatcaatgtggtaaagccttttcgtGTCACAGTCGTCTccgaagacataaaagaacacatactggagagaaaccttatgaatgtaatcaatgtggtaaagccttttcatgtcatagtaatctccaaagacataaaagaacacatactggagagaaaccttatgaatgtaatcaatgtggtaaagcctttgcaaggcccagtcatctccaaatccataaaggaacacatactggagaaaaacatgaatgtaatcaatgtggtaaagccttttcatgtcacagtagtctccaatatcataaaagaacacatactggagagaaaccttatgaatgtaatcaatgtggtaaagcctttccatctaacagtggtctccgatatcataaaagaacacatactggagagaaaccttatgaatgtaatcaatgtggtaaagcctttccatctcacagtggtctccaatatcataaaagaacacatactggagagaaaccttatgaatgtaatcaatgttgtAAAGCGTTTTCATGTCACAGCCATCTccgaagacataaaagaacaaatactggagagaaaccttatgaatgtaatcaatgtggtaaagccttttcatgtcgcagtggtctccaatatcataaaagaacacatactggagagaaaccttatgaatgtaatcaatgtggtaaagcctttccatctaacagtggtctccgatatcataaaagaacacatactggagagaaaccttatgaatgtaatcaatgtggtaaagcctttccatctcacagtggtctccaatatcataaaagaacacatactggagagaaaccttatgaatgtaatcaatgttgtAAAGCGTTTTCATGTCACAGCCATCTccgaagacataaaagaacaaatactggagagaaaccttatgaatgtaatcaatgtggtaaagccttttcatgtcgcagtggtctccaatatcataaaagaacacatactggagagaaaccttatgaatgtaatcaatgtggtaaagcctttccatctaacagtggtctccgatatcataaaagaatacacacttcagagaaaccttacagatgtaatgaatgtggtaaagcctgtgcatatctctgtactctccaaagacataaaagaacacaaactaaGCAGAAATCTTTTGATTATACTAAAGTTGGGAAATCATTTAcgtgccacagtggtttctgaatacagaaatgaacacatattagagagaaaccatctgaaagtaatcaaaatattaaagactctgcatgtcctaatcattcttaaaagcatgaaagaatttatagtaggtATAAACTGTGGTGATCTAAATATGTTTGACGCTAcaaagtggcaatattaagagatgtgccttgtgggagatgttacctttttgaaggaattgagtTCCTAGGGGGGTGATCTTTCCAACTCAGGCCAGTACAAACCAGACcttcctaccacttggctggaagacagtgtcttcctgaatgccttcacatgaggatgcagaactctcagctccttgtcctgcatcatggctgcctgcatgctgacattcttcctgctatgatggcaatggactaaacatttgaaagtgtaagccaggcccaattaaatatttgcctttaacacagttgccttggttacaatgtctcttcttagcaatggaaattctatctaagacagaagttactaccccagacttaagcattgctatgatagacctgaccatggtttttgttttgttttatggagcaatgtggatgtttagactttggatctgtatatgcattaagtggaacttactgGGCCATTCTAGTAgtaatatgaaacacatatgtactgagtgtgatttgaactttgtatatagtttttgtgatgttttgcagaagaatgttgctgccttttgcccttgtctgtagagtgtccttgaagataaggtaaagagttTGATGTTCattacattgacaaaggaagtcacaatgaagccagcaaagcctttgacctgtgtttagtctcatgatgatttgagcaagcatagtaatcttagaaagaaaatacatataaaatgttaggtcaaaagagaaaatctaaccaggaagttgaatgaagctaaattctgtgatcaatgatattaaatggtattaaaggaatggtgacatTAGAGCAAGATGCCTTCCACCTAATCTTATGGATTTGAAGTTGTATGAAGGAACACTGTatcgtgttaggcattattattacctagttgttgttttcaggtggagttaccagtatgtgtgaagttgacaattaATGAATTGTGATTACTATcctgggttatcattttaagatctaaaataaaatacttaagtacagacATGGAGGTATATTCCGTAAATCCCAGATAAACATCAAGCACATCTCTGAATCAAGTCTTCCTTGTCCAGAACATGTTTAAAGTAAGGAAAAGTTTAGGtgtgggcaaagtgttacacatatatTACTCAAGATTCAGAatacagagccatgcagatctgagttcaaggtttatctacagagcaagttcaaggacagccaagcttaggcagtgaagttgttgaaaactagaaaaCTGGTGATGAAGTAGCAGAAGGGGCCAAGTTCCAGCTCCagaaagcagaggaactcagcagctttgtccatgtggctctgtttttcgaggaaagaatagaaggaacgactgagacaattgatgctggttgcctgtagttaaaaaattagtggggacaaagaagaaaccagcatcactgaggtgacatcttctggtgttttctgagaggagaaagaagttgtattccagaggtagccaaatGTAGctgcccgcggccacaagtcaactggattcacctgaaaggggggctgggaatgaaaggggaaggagggctagaagagatgaggccaagacaaaattctctgatcaaggcccaaagctttaatgttcagctctcaatttaaaggggaagacccaacccacaacctttcctggtttcagatgggtgggataatccatagtccattccaggtcacggctggagatgtctcaaggcaagcccaggggcagttctgctgtgttccgggcagccaaggtgggtaactccacctagatcctgtcacttgaccttgctgtggcaaccaaggtctctcagtcctgctcatgggggagagagtacagtttcccccgatttggttaacttaaaaagaaaagagagaggtgaaacaggaatagggtcgtcgtcgtgatatctggctacttcctgctgacattgggggcgacgtgtctctaggggaaacctagaagaatgggtatgggggatgtaggagagttggctgtgtcctgctgtccagggtttatggagcccatctgaggataggtcaggaggaacaggtccagtagaagcagctgtgtggggtacacgacttcatcccatctgaggtaccgagtagccgggcttgttgggagagatctttgtgtgaaggcaacttatctgcttgagacacaaggttcaaacgttaacagcaatatgattatcgcagccgagtaggaaataaggttgaaggtggaactgttttagtatctcatccaactgctgactgacagggatcagatacaaagtctatgactactcaggctggtagatttcaacaaaagctgtctgtttactataatttatagccctctgtttcagtggagacctaagactttgagcaggcaagtaagccaggcctattgctgaattttagacttatagctgattttaggccttcagtgttaagcagggctgtccctgaagtctcctctcttctccaagtatagaaggaccgtggcaattctaatcttacccaggcagggatagaggcctgacctccaataattaaagggaaccttgtaatggctccagtcctcctgtcgttgtccagtaaggtCTGAGGGCTATACCCGTCCCgctgtctttttcctggagaggggatactttcgacatcaacccctatgcagtcaggcttgtccctcagggaacccagaaacatatttttaacttttatttatattcccttgcagtgcttagcctcacagccgtagcaagaattcagatcgccagacagagggggttctgggtggcccctctccgCTTGGTccaggggcagaagtcccctcttttaggttgggtggagatgagacttgggaacaccctggatagagtaacagcctagagtctcatggtcttccatggctaacacactctgactagattcgttatctgattcttcattatcagaatcataattattaggctcaagatctgtgtccacttgacagaccaatctttcagacagccatcgggctccattttctttttctgaaaaaatacagactgagccaagaccccaaattaaaacagggtcaggaccattccaacaattagttagggggtctctccattagaccctggaagtgactggatgccagtggcaatctactgcagactgacctttaacatcagtttgcagaaaacttaaaagaaataacacaaaagcaagatgtgcttgtggtgaccttggagggtataattccccccccccccccccgcctatagtttaaaaagccaaccttttagagtttttgtaaaatcagggaagaagcaccagggaagaagcaccaatagctgtttttcccacactcagagagttataaagatattaaggttttataatctctctttcacaatttttttgaggataataaggaatttcaatattaaattgtcaacaaaacatctcaaatgtttgactgtagtcaaataactgtaatagccagttccattacctgtcttagtctggtatggaacaccaagcacaggaaaataatataggcaataactaattacatttttagttgcttctcttattaaagtagttgcaactaaaaagtctaaaaagtgtcaagtcacatgtacatattttaatttttaaaaatcaaaatgagtaacatctatttgccaaaattgattacataagtcCTCAAAGTTTAACACcaatatgaaaaaattgagaatactgaaaacaagtttttgcactttaacttgcacactttttagaaatgccaaattattgtttCAAACCATTACtgttttgatgctgtaaagaataaaatagtatggccaattatttgcaAGGCCTATGatctgtctagtatacaaatctgctctggcattgccctggggttcaggcaatccaatgagct is drawn from Arvicanthis niloticus isolate mArvNil1 chromosome Y, mArvNil1.pat.X, whole genome shotgun sequence and contains these coding sequences:
- the LOC143437388 gene encoding uncharacterized protein LOC143437388 → MEAVHLDYRKKKASAVRKAQEAVSFDDVHVNFTEEEWNLLDLSQKKLYKDVMLENYWNLTAIGYYLEDHHIEEQHHTSRSHERHERSYTGEKLYESNQCGKAFSCHCGLRYHKGTHTGEKPYECNQCGKAFSCHSRLRRHKRTHTGEKPYECNQCGKAFSCHSNLQRHKRTHTGEKPYECNQCGKAFARPSHLQIHKGTHTGEKHECNQCGKAFSCHSSLQYHKRTHTGEKPYECNQCGKAFPSNSGLRYHKRTHTGEKPYECNQCGKAFPSHSGLQYHKRTHTGEKPYECNQCCKAFSCHSHLRRHKRTNTGEKPYECNQCGKAFSCRSGLQYHKRTHTGEKPYECNQCGKAFPSNSGLRYHKRTHTGEKPYECNQCGKAFPSHSGLQYHKRTHTGEKPYECNQCCKAFSCHSHLRRHKRTNTGEKPYECNQCGKAFSCRSGLQYHKRTHTGEKPYECNQCGKAFPSNSGLRYHKRIHTSEKPYRCNECGKACAYLCTLQRHKRTQTKQKSFDYTKVGKSFTCHSGF